The following coding sequences lie in one Micromonospora sp. R77 genomic window:
- the argB gene encoding acetylglutamate kinase has protein sequence MSLSADLTRAQAKAETLIEALPWLADFSGATVVVKYGGNAMVDPELQRAFTADMVFLRYAGLKPVVVHGGGPQISAMLGRLGIASEFKGGLRVTTPEAMDVVRMVLVGQVGRELVGLINAYGPFAVGLSGEDGGLFTAVRRPAYVDGEPVDVGQVGDVESVDVSAVADLIAAGRIPVISTVAPDVDGVLHNLNADTAAAALAVALDARKLVVLTDVPGLYADWPDTSSLVSEITTDDLAKLLPSLESGMVPKMEACLRAVRQGVPAAHVVDGRVAHSTLLEVFTSEGFGTMVVSARSEPASPAAANNEGSVGS, from the coding sequence GTGAGTCTCTCCGCGGACCTCACCCGGGCGCAGGCCAAGGCCGAGACGCTGATCGAGGCGCTGCCCTGGCTGGCCGACTTCTCCGGTGCGACCGTCGTCGTCAAGTACGGCGGCAACGCGATGGTCGACCCCGAGCTCCAGCGGGCCTTCACCGCCGACATGGTCTTCCTGCGCTACGCCGGCCTCAAGCCGGTCGTGGTGCACGGCGGCGGGCCGCAGATCTCCGCCATGCTGGGCCGGCTCGGCATCGCCAGCGAGTTCAAGGGCGGCCTGCGGGTCACCACCCCCGAGGCGATGGACGTCGTCCGGATGGTGCTGGTCGGCCAGGTCGGGCGGGAACTGGTCGGGCTGATCAACGCGTACGGCCCGTTCGCCGTCGGCCTCTCCGGCGAGGACGGCGGGCTGTTCACCGCGGTGCGCCGCCCGGCGTACGTGGACGGGGAGCCGGTCGACGTCGGTCAGGTGGGCGACGTCGAGTCGGTCGACGTCTCCGCGGTGGCGGACCTCATCGCGGCGGGCCGGATCCCGGTGATCTCCACGGTCGCGCCGGACGTCGACGGGGTGCTGCACAACCTCAACGCGGACACCGCCGCCGCCGCGCTGGCGGTCGCCCTCGACGCCCGCAAGCTGGTCGTCCTCACCGACGTGCCCGGCCTCTACGCGGACTGGCCGGACACGTCCAGCCTGGTCAGCGAGATCACCACCGACGACCTGGCGAAGCTGCTGCCCTCCCTGGAGTCCGGGATGGTCCCCAAGATGGAGGCCTGCCTGCGGGCGGTGCGTCAGGGAGTGCCCGCCGCGCACGTCGTCGACGGCCGGGTCGCCCACTCCACCCTGCTCGAAGTGTTCACCTCGGAAGGATTCGGCACGATGGTCGTGAGCGCGAGGAGTGAGCCTGCGAGCCCCGCAGCCGCGAACAACGAAGGCTCGGTCGGGTCATGA